In the genome of Streptomyces sp. NBC_00433, the window CAGCCCCGCCTTCTCCGCCGCCCTCGCCGCGGCGGTCAGCGCCGGCCACTGCGCGGGCTGCGCGCCGTTGCGGCCGAGTCCCGCGTCGACCTTGAGCTGTACGCGCGCGGTGCGGCCCGCGGCACGCGCCGCGGCCACCGCCTCCTCCAGCGCCCAGTGCGCGCTGACCGTCACGTCGACGTCGGCCTCCACGCAGTCCCGCCAGGGGCCGCCAGGGGTCCACAGCCAGCACAGCACCCGGCCGCCGACACCGGCCGCGCGCAGCGCCAGCGCCTCCTCGGGCGTGGCCACGCCCAGCCAGGTGGCGCCGCCCTCCAGCGCGGCCCTCGCGCACGGCACCATGCCGTGGCCGTACGCGTCGGCCTTCACGACCGCCATGAAGGCCGCACCGGGGGCCTTGGCCCGCAGCGCGGCGACGTTCGCCCGCAAGGCGTCCAGGTCGATCTGCGCCCAGCCGCGCCCGCTCGTCATGTCGTTCATCCAGGTCAGTGTCTCAGGCGTGGGTCATGGTTGCCCTTGACGGCTCGATAGTATGCGCGCATACTAAAAGCATGATGACTCTGGGAACGGCACGCATCACCTCGTCCGCGACCCCCGGCGCCTTCTTCGACCGCTGGGCGGACATGGCGACCTGGCCCGAGTGGAATGCCGACACCGAATGGGTCCGGCTCGACGGCCCCTTCACGCCCGGCGCCACGGGTGTCCTCAAGCCCAAGGGGGCGCCGAAGGTGCCCTTCGTGGTGGCCGCGCTCGTCCCCGGCCGGGAGTTCACCGACGTCTCCAAGCTCGTCGGGGCCCGGCTGACCTTCCGCCACCTCGTCTCCGCCACGGCCGAGGGGTCCACCCGGGTGGACGTCACCGCGACCCTCCGCGGCCCCCTCGCCCGCGTCTGGAACCTCGCCCTCGGCAAGGGCATCGCCGCCACCCTCCAGGCCGACCTGGACCGCCTCGGCGTGGCGGCGGAAGCCGCATGAGCCTCGCGACGTCCTTCGGCTCCGCCGAGGAGAGCCCGGGGCTGCTGCTCTGGCAGGTCACCAACCGCTGGCAGGCCGCCCAGCGCGCGGCCCTGCGGCCCCACGGCCTCACCCACGTCCAGTTCGTCCTCCTCGCCTCCCTCACGTACCTCCAGGACTCCGACTCCCCCGTCACCCAGCGGCGGCTCGCCGATCACGCGGCGACCGATCCGATGATGACGTCGCAAGTCCTCCGCACCCTGGAATCCCGCGGTCTCCTCACCCGCCACGCCCACCCCGGCGATGCGAGGGCGCGAGCGCTGGCTGTGACGACCGAGGGTCGCGACGTCGCGAACCGCGCGGTGAGCTCGGTGGAGGCCTGCGACGCCTCCTTCTTCTCCCCTCTGGGCCCCGAGACGGCCCCCTTCGCAGCGGCCCTCCGCACCCTCCGCCAGTAGCCTGCGGCCCGCACAGTTACGCCCCCGGATGCCACCCCCTGCGGGGTGCCGTTACGGACTCCCCGGTGCCGCTGCGTGGTGGTTGCGCGCGCAGTTCTCCCCCAGAGCTTCGCCTGGGGGTACCCCCACGCGCCCCTGGGGTGGCAGCCCCGTCCTGTTGCGTTCACAGTTGCGGTCCGCTCTGGCTGGTCGCGCAGTTCCCCGCGCCCCTTTGGGCCTGCGTCCTCCGCCGCCCAGCCTTCGCCCCTGCCAGGGGCTGGGCTCTGCGCGGGAGGATGACCGTTTTTCAGGGGCGCGTGGGGGTACCCCCAGACGAAGCTCTGGGGGGGTACCCCCACGGAGCGACAAGCCACGACGGACCGTCGTGTGGCAACGGACGGCCACCATCCCAGGGGCGCGTGGGGGTACCCCCAGGCGAAGCTCTGGGGGAGAACTGCGCGCCCCGCCGACAAGGCGGGAAAGAAAGCAACGCCACCGCAAGGGGCACCCACCCAGGGGCTCGTGGGGGTACCCCCAGGCGAAGCGCTGGGGGAGAACTGCGAGACCGGCCACCCACGCAGCGGCACCGTGGAGTCCGTAACGGCACCCCGCAGGGAGTGGCACCCGGGGGCGTAACGGCGGGCCGCAGGCTAGGTCTTGGCGTTGCGCCACGCCGTGGGGAGGGAGTCTGCCACGTCGAGGGCGGTGAGGGGGGTGGGGGTGAGGCGGGCCGCCAGGCCGTGGAGGTAGGCGGCGAGGGAGGCAGCCGCGGGGGCCGGGAGAGACGTGGCCAGGAGGGCCCCGGCGAGGCCGGAGAGGACGTCACCGCTGCCGGCCGTGGCGAGCCACGGCGTCCCGGTGGGGTTGACCCGGACCGGGTCGGAGGAGGTGGCCGAGGCCACCAGCGTGGTGGACCCCTTGAGAAGAACCGTCGCACGGAAGGCGTCGGCAAGGTCGCGTACCGAGGAGAGGCGCGCGGCCTCGACGTCCTCGCGCGGCCGCCCGAGGAGCGCGGCGGCCTCACCCGCGTGCGGCGTGAGCACGGTCGGCGCGGTCCGGGCAAGGACCGCGTCCCGGGACATCAGCCGGAGCCCGTCCGCGTCGATGAGCACCGGCACATCCGTGGCGAGGACTTCCGCGACCGCGGCCCTGGCGGCGGCCGAGTCGCCGAGCCCGGGTCCGACGACCCACGCCTGGACGCGGCCCGCGTCGTGCGGGGATCCGGTGGAGACCAGCGTCTCGGGGTGCCGGGCGAGGACGGCGGCCGCGCCACCGCCGACGTAGCGGACGGCTCCCGCGCCGCCGCGGATGGCGCCGGAGACGGCGAGGACCGCGGCGCCGGGGTAGCGGTCGGACCCGGCGACGACCCCGACCACGCCTCGCCGGTATTTGTCGCTCTCGCCGCCCGGCCGCGGCAGCAGCGCGGCGACGTCGGCGTGCTGGAGGGCCTCGACCGCGGGAGCGCCCAGGTGGGGGCCGAGGCCGATGTCGATGAGCCGCAGGGCGCCGGCGAGTTCGGCGGCGGGGTCGATGAGCAGGCCGGGCTTGTACGTGCCGAAGGTGACGGTGACGTCGGCGCGGACGGCTTCGCCGGTGACCTCTCCGGTGTCGGCGTCGACGCCGCTGGGCAGGTCGACGGCGACGACGGCGGCCCGGGTGTCGTACGCGGCCCGCATGAGGTCGGCGGCCTGCGGGCGGAGTCCGCCCTTGCCGCCGATGCCGACGATCCCGTCGTAGACGAGGTGCGCGCGGGTGACGGCCGCGAGGCCGTCGCGGTCGTCCACGACCCGGCCGCCGGCGGCCCGCAGCGCCGCGAGGCCGCCGGTGTGCGCCCGCTCGGGCGCCAGCAGGACGGCGGTGACCCCGGCGCCGCGGCGGGCGAGGCGCGCGCCCGCGTAGAGGGCGTCACCGCCGTTCGCGCCGCTTCCCGCGACCACGACGACCCGGGCGCCGTAGACGCGCCCCAGGACGTCGGCGCCGACGGCCGCGAGCCCGGTGGCGGCCCGCTGCATGAGCGTGCCTTCCGGCAGCCGCGCCATGAGCGCGGCCTCCGCGTCCCGTACGGCCTGGACCGTGTGCGCGTACCTCATCGCGTGCCCTCCCGTCGCCTTGCCCCCGACGATACGTACCGCCCGCCACCGCGGCACCCCGGCCCCTGGCGCGGCCCACCGCGGAGGCGGCACCCGCGTCGTGGTCGAGGAACTGGTGCCGGCCGCCTACGCCCAGCTCGGCGACCCTTGCAGACCCGCCACCGCGGCACCCCGGCCCCGGGTTTCGGCCACGGCCGGCGGACGGCTCAGCCCTCGGCGATGACCACGGCGGAGGCGACACCCGCGTCGTGGCTGAGGGACAGGTGCCAGCTGCGTACGCCGAGTTCGGCGGCGCGGGCGGCGACCGTGCCGGTGACGGTCAGCCGGGGGCGCCCGGACGGCTCCGTGCTGACCTCGGCGTCGAGCCAGCTGAGCCCGGCGGGGGCGCCCAGGGACTTGGCGAGCGCCTCCTTGGCGGCGAAGCGCGCGGCGAGTGAGGCGATACCGCGCGGGGCGCCGCTGGGGAGCCGCAGTTCGCCGGGGGTGAAGAGGCGTTCCGCCATTCCCGGGGTGCGCTCCATCGCGGCGGCGAACCGTTCGATCTCGGCGACGTCGATCCCGACCCCGACGATCATCCGGCGTCCCCTCGGGGGCGCGTGGCGTTGCCGTACATGGGGCCAGCTTAAGGGGCCGGCGCCGCGCGGCCGCGGCGCGCGCCCTGCGAGGATGCTCACCGTGACGACCACCCCCACCGCGCCCGCCAGCCCCTTCGTCGACCTGACCAGGGGGCAGTGGAGCGCCCTGCGGGAGCGGACGCCCTTGCCGCTGACCGCGGCGGAGGTGGAGCGCCTGCGCGGGCTCGGGGACGTCATCGACCTCGACGAGGTGGTGGACGTCTACCTGCCTCTGTCCCGCCTGCTGAATCTGTACGTGGCCGCGCACAGCGGGCTGCGCGGGGCGCTGAACACCTTCCTGGCGGGCGCGGCGGGCGGCCCGCAGCCGGGGACGCCGTTCGTGATAGGCGTCGCCGGGAGCGTGGCGGTGGGGAAGTCGACGACCGCCCGGCTGCTGCAGGCGCTGCTGGCGCGGTGGCCGGAGCACCCGCGGGTGGAGCTGGTCACCACCGACGGCTTCCTGCTGCCCAACGCGGAATTGCAGCGGCGCGGCCTGATGTCGCGCAAGGGCTTCCCCGAGTCCTACGACCGGCGCGCGCTGACCCGTTTCGTCGCGGACGTGAAGTCCGGCAAGGCCGAGGTGACCGCGCCGGTCTATTCGCACCTGATCTACGACATCGTGCCCGGTGAGCTGCTGACCGTCCGCCGTCCCGACATCCTCATCGTGGAGGGCCTGAACGTGCTGCAGCCCGCGCTGCCGGGGCAGGACGGCCGTACGAGGATCGGGCTGGCGGACTACTTCGACTTCAGCGTCTACGTCGACGCCCGCACCGAGGACATCGAGCAGTGGTATCTCGGGCGGTTCAGGAAGCTGCGGGAGACCGCCTTCCAGAATCCCGACTCGTACTTCACGAAATGCACCCGGGTGGCCGAGGACGAGGCGATGGACTACGCCCGCATGATCTGGCGGACCGTCAACCGGCCGAACCTCCAGGAGAACGTCCTGCCGACCCGCAGCCGGGCCACGCTGGTCCTGCGCAAGAGCCAGGACCACAAGGTGCAGCGCCTTTCGCTGCGCAAACTGTGACGCCGCGTGCGCCGGCACCCTGACGCTGCCCGCCCGAGAACGGCCGCGGGCGCCGCGGGGTGCCGGCGGCGCAGGACGTGGCGGGCGCGTCAGCCCAGTGTCGACTTGACGACGTCCGCGAGGCGGCCCGCCACCGACCTGGCGTGGTCGATGTCGGCGGCCTCCACCATGACGCGGACCAGCGGCTCGGTGCCTGAGGGGCGCAGCAGCACCCGCCCGGTCGCGCCCAGCTCCGCCTCGGCCTCGGCGACGGCCATGACCAGCTCGGGAGCGGTCCCGGCGCGGCTCTTGTCGACGTCCGGCACATTGACCAGCACCTGCGGCAGCCGCCGCATGACACCGGCCAGGTCGGCAAGGGTGCGGCCGGTCGCGGTGACGCGGGCGGCGAGCAGCAGCCCGGTCAGGGTGCCGTCGCCGGTGGTGGCGTGGTCGAGCACGATGACGTGGCCGGACTGCTCGCCGCCGAGCGCGTAGCCGTGCTCCTTCATCGACTCCAGGACGTAGCGGTCGCCGACCGCGGTCTGCACGAGGGTGATGCCCTCGCGCTCCATGGCCAGCTTGAAGCCCAGGTTGGACATCACGGTGCCGACGACGGTGTTGCCGCGCAGCTCGCCGCGCTCGCGCAGCGACAGCGCGAGGATCGCCAGGATCTGGTCGCCGTCGACCTCCTCGCCCGCCCCGTCCACGGCCAGGCAGCGGTCGGCGTCGCCGTCGTGCGCGATGCCGAAGTCGGCACCGTGCTCTATGACGGCGCTCTTGAGCAGCTCCAGGTGGGTGGAGCCGCAGCCGTCGTTGATGTTGAGGCCGTCGGGGCGGGCGCCGATGGTGATGACTTCCGCGCCGGCCCGCGAGAAGGCCTCGGGCGACACGCGGGACGCGGCGCCGTGCGCCTCGTCCAGGACGATCTTGAGGCCGTCGAGCCGGTTGGGCAGCACGCCGATGAGGTGGGCGACGTACTGGTCGAAGCCCTCGTCGTAGTCCTTGACCCGGCCGACGCCCGCGCCGGTGGGGCGGAGCCAGGGGGCGCCGGTGCGGTGCTCCTCGTAGATCTTCTCGATCCGGTCCTCAAGGTCGTCGTCCAGCTTGTGGCCGCCGCGGGCGAGGAACTTGACGCCGTTGTCCGGCATCGCGTTGTGGCTCGCGGACAGCATCACGCCGAGGTCGGCGCCCAGCGCGCCGGTGAGATACGCCACCGCCGGGGTGGGCAGCACACCGACCCGCAGGACGTCCACGCCCGCGCTCGCCAGGCCCGCCACGACAGCGGCCTCCAGGAATTCGCCCGAGGCGCGCGGATCGCGCCCGACCACCGCGACCGGGCGGTGCCCCGCGAAGGTGCCCGCCTCGGCGAGTACGTGTGCCGCCGCGACCGACAGGCCGAGCGCAAGCTCGGCGGTGAGGTCCGCGTTGGCGATGCCACGCACCCCGTCGGTACCGAAGAGTCGTCCCACTGTGTGTCCTCCGATGCGATACGGCGGCTCTGCCGTGTCGGCCGTGCCCGGCCGTACTCCAGGTGCGCAGGTGCCGGCCGCCGGCGCCGGCGCCGAGTGCGCGAGCCGGGGGCGGGGCGCACCTGCTTGGTGCTTGACGTTTGGCGCCCTGTTATTGGTTGTACCAGTCGTATCACCACAGATATACGACCACGGCGCCACATGCGAACGCCCCGGAGGCAATGGTGTGCCTCCGGGGCGTTGTGCAGCGGCACCGGCAGCGGCGACGGCGTGCCGTCGCGTGTGCCGGTGGCGACTAGCGCTTGCTGAACTGCGGCGCCTTGCGGGCCTTCTTCAGACCGGCCTTCTTCCGCTCGACCGCGCGGTCGTCACGGGTCAGGAAGCCGGCCTTCTTGAGCGGGCCGCGGTTGTTGTCGACGTCGGCCTCGTTCAGCGCACGGGCGACACCGAGGCGCAGCGCACCGGCCTGGCCCGAGATGCCGCCGCCGCTGATGCGGGCGATGACGTCGTAGCGGTTGTCGAGTTCGAGCACCTTGAAGGGCTCGTTGACTTCCTGCTGGTGCACCTTGTTGGGGAAGTAGCCCTCAAGGGTGCGGCCGTTGATCTTCCACTTGCCGCTGCCCGGGACGATACGGACACGCGCGATGGACTGCTTGCGGCGGCCGGTGCCGGCGGCCGGCTGCGGGTCGCCGAAGCGCGACGCGAGCGACTCGGAGGTGTACTCCCCCTCGACGGCGTCGGACTCGAAGGTGGTGATCTCCTCGAAGGACTCGTCGCCCTCGATGACGGTCTCGGCAGTGGTCTCAGCCACGATTCTCCTCAGGATTCTTTCTGTGGTAGCTGGTGGCCGGAACTACTGCGCGACCTGGGTGATCTCGAACGGCACCGGCTGCTGTGCAGCGTGCGGGTGCTGGTCGCCCGAGTAGACCTTCAGCTTGGAGAGCATCTGACGGCCCAGGGTGTTCTTGGGGAGCATGCCCTTGACGGCCTTCTCGACGGCCTTCTCGGGGTTCTTGTCCATCAGCTCGTCGTAGCGCACGGAACGCAGACCGCCCGGGTAACCCGAGTGGCGGTAGGCCATCTTCTGGGTCCGCTTGTTACCCGAGAGGTGGATCTTGTCGGCGTTGATGATGACGACGAAGTCACCCGTGTCGACGTGGGGCGCGTAGATGGGCTTGTGCTTGCCCCGCAGAAGGGTGGCGGCCTGAGTGGCCAGACGGCCCAGGACAACGTCCTGCGCGTCGATGACGTGCCACTGGCGCTGGATATCGCCGGGCTTGGGGCTGAACGTACGCACGGTCGTAGCCTTCGCTTCTTCTCAGTAGTGGTTTCCCCTGACCCGCCGCGAGGGCGGTGGGGAAGGGTCCTGACAAGGCCACCCGGACGATCACGACAGCCGTGGCCGCATACGGGGACGCAACCCGTCTGCCTGCCGCTGGTCATCGGCCCGGTGAACCGGCGTAAGGGCCCCTCACGTGAGATAGAGCAAGCCAATACGCATAACGAACTCGTAGAATACCGGGGCGGGGCCGTACGGGTCAAAACGGGGGTCCCCCACGCCCCGCGGGAACGGTCCTGGGCCGTTACCCTGCCCGCTACCGCTTGCGCTCCACCCGGCGCTCGTCCCACACCGGCTCGGCCGTCTCGCGGACCAGGCCGTCTGAGCCGAAGACCAGGTAGCGGTCGAAGCTGCGGGCGAACCAGCGGTCGTGGGTCACCGCGAGCACCGTGCCGTCGTAGGCCTCAAGACCCTCCTGGAGGGCCTCGGCGCTCTCCAGGTCCAGGTTGTCCGTCGGCTCGTCGAGCAGCAGCGCGGTGGTGCCCTCCAGCTCCATCAGCAGGATCTGGAAGCGCGCCTGCTGCCCGCCGGACAGCTTGTCGAAGGGCTGGTCGCCCTGCTGCTCCAGCTCGTAGCGGCGCAGCACCGACATGGCCCGGCCGCGGTCCCGCGAGTGCTCGGTCCACAGGATGTCCACCAGCGGGCGGCCGCGCAGCTCGGGGTGCGCGTGGGTCTGCGCGAAGTGGCCCGCCACGACGCGGGCGCCCAGTTTGTACGTCCCCGTGTGCGCCACACCCTCGTCACCGGCCAGCAGCCGCAGGAAGTGCGACTTGCCCGAGCCGTTGGAGCCGAGCACCGCGACCCGCTCGCCGTAGAAGACCTCCAGGTCGAACGGCTTCATCAGGCCGGTCAGCTCCAGCTTCTCGCAGGTCACCGCCCGCACACCGGTCCTGCCGCCCTTGAGCCGCATCCTGATGTCCTGCTCGCGCGGCGGCTCCTGCGGGGCGCCCGCGTCCTCGAACCGCTTCAGCCGGGTCTGGGCCGCGTGGTAGCGCGACGCCATGTCGGGGCTGTTCGCCGCCTGCTGCCGCAGCCGCAGCACCATCGCCTTGAGCTTGGCGTGCTCCTCCTCCCAGCGGCGCCGCAGCTCCTCGAAGCGCGCGAAGCGCTCCTTGCGTGCCTCGTGGAAGGTGCTGAAGCCGCCGCCGTGCACCCAGGTCGTCGACCCGGCGGGGCCGGTCTCCACGCTGACGATCTTCTCCGCCGTACGCGACAGCAGCTCGCGGTCGTGGCTGACGAACAGCACGGTCTTCCTGGTGGCGGCGATCTGCTCCTCCAGCCACCGCTTGCCGGGGACGTCCAGATAGTTGTCCGGCTCGTCGAGCAGCAGCACCTCGTCCGGACCGCGCAGCAGCGCTTCGAGCACCAGCCGCTTCTGCTCGCCGCCGGACAGCGTCTTGACCTCGCGCCACTGCGCCCGCTCGTAGGGGACGCCGAGCGCGGCCATCGTGCACATGTCCCACAGCGTCTCGGCCTCGTAGCCGCGCGCCTCCGCCCAGTCGCCGAGCGCGTGCGCGTATGCCATCTGCGCGGGCTCGTCGTCCTGCGCCATGATCGCCAGCTCGGCCGCGTCCACGGCTTCCGCGGCCGCCCTGATACGCGGGTGCGCCACGGAGACCAGCAGGTCGCGTACGGTCCTGTCGTCCCGGACGCTGCCGATGAACTGCCGCATCACGCCGAGGCCGCCGCTGACGGTGACACCGCCGCCGTGCGGGGCGATCTCGCCGGAGATCAGCCGCAGCAGCGTGGTCTTGCCTGCGCCGTTCGGCCCGACCAGTGCCACGGCCGCGCCGTCGCCGACGCGGAACGAGACGTCGCCGAGCAGCGCCCGCCCGTCCGGCAGGTAGTACTCCAGGTGCGCTGCTTCCACATGTCCCATGGCGTGAATTCTCCCGTGTGCTCCGAGTGCGCCCAACCGCTTTTCCCCGTACGGCCCCCGGTAGGCCGGTAGCCGGACCGGCAATATGATGCGCGACATGACCGATGGCCCCGGGCAGCAGCAGCCGCCGCAGGAACCGCGCTCCACCACCGATGGCGCCGGCGAGCGCGAAGTGCTGGAGGGACGCGTCATCCCCTCCCGTCCGCAGTCCCACCAGGACGCCGACCCGCGCCGGCAGTTCCGCCGCCAGGCCCCACCGCCGCAGGCCCCCTCCGCCGGCCCCGCCTGGTCCCCCCAGGCCGACGCCGCCGCCCAGGCAGGGCCCCCGCCGCACGCCCAGGGCCGGCCCTGGGCACCCGAGGCCCAGCAGCCCGCGCTGGACCCGACGCCCCCGCAGGAGGCGGCGCCGCAGATCGCGCCGGCGCAGGAGTGGGCGCAGCCGCCGGTTCAGCAGCCGCCGGTTCAGCAACCGCAGCCGCCTGCCCAGCAGCAGTACGCGCCCCCGCAGCAGCAGGGCCCGGCCCGGCACGCGGCCCCAGCGCCGCAACAGGCCTACGGGCCCCCGCAGCAGGCCCCGCAGGGCCCGCGGCAGCCCGCCCACGGCGGTGGCGGGCACGTACCGTTCGCGGGCGGGCCCGTACCCCGGCCGACGCCGCCACGCGAGCGGACGCCCGAGCCGGAGGCCGCCACGCCCGACTGGGGCGCGCTCGCCGAGCGGCAGGAGGCCACCGGTGCGCGCCGGCGCCGCGCGCTGATGCTCACCGGCGGGATCGTCGCCGTCGCCGTCATAGCCGGCGGTGTCGCCACCGCCGTCGTCATGTCGGGCAAGAGCAGCGACGACAAGCCGGTCGCGGGACCGTCCTCGTCCACCGGCGCCACCGCGAGCCAGCCGACGCTCCCTCCCCTGCCGTCCTTCTCCTCCGTCGCCCCGCCCCCGCCGGCGAACCCGCTCGACTACCTCAACACCGCCGCCAAGGACAAGGCCCCGCTCACCCCGGACTCCCTCTTCCCGGGCAAGCAGTTCGTCTGGCAGGGCCGCACCTACGTCAAGACCAAGGCCGACGTCACGACGGCCTGCGCGAAGAACGCCCGCAAGGGCGTCGCGACGGCCCTCACCGCCAACGGCTGCCAGAAGCTGATCCGCGCCACCTACACGCAGGGCGCGCTCGCCGTGACGGTCGGCGTCGCCGTCTTCCCCGACAACACCCACGCCAAGAAGGTCGGCGGCGTCTCCCAATACCTGGCCCCGCTCAACGGCGGCGGCGTCCCCGACTTCTGCCACGCCGTGCGCTGCCAGATGACGGCCAATTCCGTCGGCCGCTACGCCTACTTCGCCATCGCCGGCTTCAAGAACGGCACGACGCTGGCGGCGACCGACACGGTGGGCCGGCAGGCGGCCGATGACGCGTCCGACTTCGCCTTCAACCGCATAGTCCAACGCGGCAAAGACGCTGCCGCTGCGGACCCCACACGACAGTAGCCCCTCCGGCGGGGGCGCCCCGGCACACCGGTGATTGCCCCTTGCGGTGCGGCGCTAGCCTGCGGCCCGGTGGGGGCTGTGCGCGCAGTTCCCCGCCACTCCCTGCGGGGTGCTTTACGGACTCCACAGTGCCGCTGCGTGGGTGGCTTGTCGCGCCGTTCTCCCCCAGAGCTTCGCGTGGGGGTACCCCCACGCGCCCCTGAAAAACGCTCACCCTCCGCCCAGAGGGCTTCGCCCCTGCCAGGGGCAAACACCTGGCGCAGGAGGACGCAGGCCCAAAGGGGCGCGTGGGGGTACCCCCAGGCGAAGCTCTGGGGGAGAACTGCGCGCCCCGCCGGAGAGGCGGGAAAGAAAGCAACGCCACCGCAAGTGGCAATCACCCAGGCGTGCGTGGGGGTACCCCCTGGCGAAGCGCTGGGGGGAGAACGGAGCGACCAGCCCCCAGCGGGCCGCAGGCGCGCGGGCCAGCGCGAGGGGCACCCCCCTAGGCGCAACCCGGCACGGACAGTGTGCGGAGGTTGCGGGACTCCAGGTTGCGCGCCGCGAGCATGGCGTCGGCGGGGTAGCCGACCTCCTCCAGGGTGAGCCCGTGCGGACGCACGACGTTCACCGCGGAGTGCCTGACCCGTCCGGCCAGGACTTCCGCGGGGAAGCCCACCGCCCGGTGCCCGTCCCCGACCAGGATCATCGCCCCGACCAGCGCCCGCACCATGTTGTGGCAGAAGGCGTCAGCCCGCACCGTGGCGACGGCCACGCCGTCATCGCGCCGCACCCACCGCACGTCCAGCAGCGTGCGGATCGTCGTCGCACCCTCGCGCTTCTTGCAGTACGCGGCGAAGTCGTGCTCGCCGAGCAGCAGCGAAGCGGCGGCGTTCATCGCGTCGACGTCGACCGGGCGGTCGTGCCACAGGACGTGGCCGCGCAGCAGCGGGTCCACCCCGCCGGGGTGGTCGCCGACGCGGTAGGCGTACCGCCGCCAGATCGCGGAGAAGCGCGCGTTGAAGCCGGCGGGCGCCTCGCGGACGCCGAAGACGCGGACGTCCCAGGGCAGCCGTCCCGCCAGGCGCCTGCGCAGCTTGTCGTGCTCGGCGGCCCAGACGTCCGCGGGCAGGTCGACGTGCGCGACCTGGCCGCGCGCGTGGACGCCGGCGTCCGTGCGGCCGGCCACGGTCAGCTCGACCGG includes:
- a CDS encoding ATP-binding cassette domain-containing protein, encoding MGHVEAAHLEYYLPDGRALLGDVSFRVGDGAAVALVGPNGAGKTTLLRLISGEIAPHGGGVTVSGGLGVMRQFIGSVRDDRTVRDLLVSVAHPRIRAAAEAVDAAELAIMAQDDEPAQMAYAHALGDWAEARGYEAETLWDMCTMAALGVPYERAQWREVKTLSGGEQKRLVLEALLRGPDEVLLLDEPDNYLDVPGKRWLEEQIAATRKTVLFVSHDRELLSRTAEKIVSVETGPAGSTTWVHGGGFSTFHEARKERFARFEELRRRWEEEHAKLKAMVLRLRQQAANSPDMASRYHAAQTRLKRFEDAGAPQEPPREQDIRMRLKGGRTGVRAVTCEKLELTGLMKPFDLEVFYGERVAVLGSNGSGKSHFLRLLAGDEGVAHTGTYKLGARVVAGHFAQTHAHPELRGRPLVDILWTEHSRDRGRAMSVLRRYELEQQGDQPFDKLSGGQQARFQILLMELEGTTALLLDEPTDNLDLESAEALQEGLEAYDGTVLAVTHDRWFARSFDRYLVFGSDGLVRETAEPVWDERRVERKR
- a CDS encoding NAD(P)H-hydrate dehydratase, with the protein product MRYAHTVQAVRDAEAALMARLPEGTLMQRAATGLAAVGADVLGRVYGARVVVVAGSGANGGDALYAGARLARRGAGVTAVLLAPERAHTGGLAALRAAGGRVVDDRDGLAAVTRAHLVYDGIVGIGGKGGLRPQAADLMRAAYDTRAAVVAVDLPSGVDADTGEVTGEAVRADVTVTFGTYKPGLLIDPAAELAGALRLIDIGLGPHLGAPAVEALQHADVAALLPRPGGESDKYRRGVVGVVAGSDRYPGAAVLAVSGAIRGGAGAVRYVGGGAAAVLARHPETLVSTGSPHDAGRVQAWVVGPGLGDSAAARAAVAEVLATDVPVLIDADGLRLMSRDAVLARTAPTVLTPHAGEAAALLGRPREDVEAARLSSVRDLADAFRATVLLKGSTTLVASATSSDPVRVNPTGTPWLATAGSGDVLSGLAGALLATSLPAPAAASLAAYLHGLAARLTPTPLTALDVADSLPTAWRNAKT
- the truA gene encoding tRNA pseudouridine(38-40) synthase TruA codes for the protein MSDDPAPGFVRVRLDLAYDGAEFSGWAKQRTRRTVQGELESAIATVLRLPDPVELTVAGRTDAGVHARGQVAHVDLPADVWAAEHDKLRRRLAGRLPWDVRVFGVREAPAGFNARFSAIWRRYAYRVGDHPGGVDPLLRGHVLWHDRPVDVDAMNAAASLLLGEHDFAAYCKKREGATTIRTLLDVRWVRRDDGVAVATVRADAFCHNMVRALVGAMILVGDGHRAVGFPAEVLAGRVRHSAVNVVRPHGLTLEEVGYPADAMLAARNLESRNLRTLSVPGCA
- the coaA gene encoding type I pantothenate kinase, with the protein product MLTVTTTPTAPASPFVDLTRGQWSALRERTPLPLTAAEVERLRGLGDVIDLDEVVDVYLPLSRLLNLYVAAHSGLRGALNTFLAGAAGGPQPGTPFVIGVAGSVAVGKSTTARLLQALLARWPEHPRVELVTTDGFLLPNAELQRRGLMSRKGFPESYDRRALTRFVADVKSGKAEVTAPVYSHLIYDIVPGELLTVRRPDILIVEGLNVLQPALPGQDGRTRIGLADYFDFSVYVDARTEDIEQWYLGRFRKLRETAFQNPDSYFTKCTRVAEDEAMDYARMIWRTVNRPNLQENVLPTRSRATLVLRKSQDHKVQRLSLRKL
- the rpsI gene encoding 30S ribosomal protein S9, which produces MAETTAETVIEGDESFEEITTFESDAVEGEYTSESLASRFGDPQPAAGTGRRKQSIARVRIVPGSGKWKINGRTLEGYFPNKVHQQEVNEPFKVLELDNRYDVIARISGGGISGQAGALRLGVARALNEADVDNNRGPLKKAGFLTRDDRAVERKKAGLKKARKAPQFSKR
- the rplM gene encoding 50S ribosomal protein L13 gives rise to the protein MRTFSPKPGDIQRQWHVIDAQDVVLGRLATQAATLLRGKHKPIYAPHVDTGDFVVIINADKIHLSGNKRTQKMAYRHSGYPGGLRSVRYDELMDKNPEKAVEKAVKGMLPKNTLGRQMLSKLKVYSGDQHPHAAQQPVPFEITQVAQ
- a CDS encoding MarR family winged helix-turn-helix transcriptional regulator — translated: MSLATSFGSAEESPGLLLWQVTNRWQAAQRAALRPHGLTHVQFVLLASLTYLQDSDSPVTQRRLADHAATDPMMTSQVLRTLESRGLLTRHAHPGDARARALAVTTEGRDVANRAVSSVEACDASFFSPLGPETAPFAAALRTLRQ
- the glmM gene encoding phosphoglucosamine mutase, whose amino-acid sequence is MGRLFGTDGVRGIANADLTAELALGLSVAAAHVLAEAGTFAGHRPVAVVGRDPRASGEFLEAAVVAGLASAGVDVLRVGVLPTPAVAYLTGALGADLGVMLSASHNAMPDNGVKFLARGGHKLDDDLEDRIEKIYEEHRTGAPWLRPTGAGVGRVKDYDEGFDQYVAHLIGVLPNRLDGLKIVLDEAHGAASRVSPEAFSRAGAEVITIGARPDGLNINDGCGSTHLELLKSAVIEHGADFGIAHDGDADRCLAVDGAGEEVDGDQILAILALSLRERGELRGNTVVGTVMSNLGFKLAMEREGITLVQTAVGDRYVLESMKEHGYALGGEQSGHVIVLDHATTGDGTLTGLLLAARVTATGRTLADLAGVMRRLPQVLVNVPDVDKSRAGTAPELVMAVAEAEAELGATGRVLLRPSGTEPLVRVMVEAADIDHARSVAGRLADVVKSTLG
- a CDS encoding holo-ACP synthase — encoded protein: MIVGVGIDVAEIERFAAAMERTPGMAERLFTPGELRLPSGAPRGIASLAARFAAKEALAKSLGAPAGLSWLDAEVSTEPSGRPRLTVTGTVAARAAELGVRSWHLSLSHDAGVASAVVIAEG